Sequence from the Sphingobacteriaceae bacterium GW460-11-11-14-LB5 genome:
CTTTCCGGAAACAGGATTAATGATGATTTTCCGTTTCGTAAAGCTGCCAATGGCCTTTAAAGCCGCAATGAGGTATTTACCATCTTCAATGCCTGAGCCTTCATGTATAGCGATGTTTACTGGCACTTCATCTGCCGGGTTTAAAGCTTCGTAGGTGGTATTGGATGGATTCGATTTTGCCTCATATTTCTTTCCTGCGTAGCTGGCAATCCAGCTGCTCAGGGTATCCGTTTGGTTTAAGGGGATGTATTTGAGTTTGCAGCTAAGGCTTGGCCATTCGTTCCCAAAATGGTTTAAGCGCCGGTCTGCAAAAAGATAAACGCTTGCACCTGCGGGAACAAAATGATTCGCCGCAGTCAGTAAGGTCGTGTAATTTAAGCTATTGCGCTGTTTTACTTCAGCAGTAGTATCTTTTAAGGTTAATGGCGCAAAACCCATATTAAAATCGTGGATTTCATAACCCTTTTTTAGCAATGAATCGATCGTTTTTTTATGTGTTTTGAAAACCTGTGGAAAAGTGGCTTTATCTGCCAGAATCCATCCATTTTTACTATTGCCTGAAATATTTTTTTTTAGATATGGCTGCGCCAGCAGAAATGCCAGTAGTGCCAAAAGCAAACAGCGTAAAACCAATAAAAGCCAGTCGTTAATTCTGAAGCTTTTTGAACTTGCCCTCGAGCTTTCGCCCAGCAATGCAATGCTGCCAATCTTAACCGTTTTACCCTGTTTAACGTTCCACAAGTGGATTAGGAGCGGAATAATTAATCCTGCCAGCGCCACTAAACCTATGGGATATAAAAATTGCACCGTTTAAATTCTAAGTTTACTTCTTTGTTTTAAAAAATCTCTTAATGCCTGATCTAAAGGCTCATCGGTACAAATGGTTCGGTAGAAAATTCTTCTGTCGAGCATTTTAACTCTTGTTTCCTCTAAATAAACGGCCAGTTTGGTCTTATAATTTACCCGGGCCTTTTCCTGATCGATCTGAATGGTTTCGCCTGTTTCCAGATCTTCGAATGTACTATACCCTTTAAAATCCAGGTCGAGTTCATTTCTTGAGAGCACATGAAAAACTACAATTTCGTGCCGAAGTGTATTTAAAGTATCCAGCAATTTAATAATCTCATCATCGCTTTGATAAAGATCGGTAACGAAAATAAGCAGTTCGCGTTTTTGAGTACCTGTAAACAGCTCTTTGTAGTGAATGGGTTTGGTGAACTTTCCTTCAGGATTAATCTGCTCCAACTGGTAAAATAACCTGGCCAAATGCTGATAATCCTGTTTGGCTATCATGGAAAAGATGCTGGAATTTTTAAGCACATATAAACCAATGGCATCGCCCTGTAAATTTGCCAGGTAGGCTAACGAGGCACCAAGATATCGCGCATAATCTATTTTGGTAAAATCGCCGTCGCTGTGGCTCATCGAAGCACTAGCGTCTATGATTATTCGTATGGCAATATTGGTTTCTACTTCCGATTCGCGAATGTAATAGCGGTCTGAGCGGGCAAACATTTTCCAATCGAGCGAGCGGAGGTCATCACCTGGCTGGTAACTTCTGTATTGGCTAAACTCCAATCCCGGACCTTTTACGGTACTTTTATTAATGCCATTCATAAACCCGTCAATCGTCATTTTAGCCGATAACGACAGGTCTTTAATGGCCATCAATATTTTCGGATCAAGCAGTTTTTGCATTAAATATTCGATTTTGGTTTCGAAATGGCTTTAATCAGTTCGTCTGTTACTTTGTCTGACGAAACATTTTCCGCTTCCGCTTTAAAGTTCATTAATACCCTATGGCGCAATACCGGATAAGCCATGGCTTGTAAATCTTCCATGATTACAGCATACCGGCCTTTAAACAGTGCCCTTGCTTTAGCCGTTAAAATCAGCGCCTGTCCGGCACGTGGGCCAGCGCCCCAGCGTACCCATTCTTTTACAAAATTTACAGTAGTGGTATCAGGACGTGTGGCACGGATCATTTCGCTTACATAAGTAATCAGGTCATCGCTGATGCTTACTTCGCGGGTAATGGCTTGCAGTTCCTTAATTTCTTCAGCTCCAACAATCGGGTTGATTATTGCTTTCTTGCTGCCTGTGGTACTGCTTAAAATTTGTGTTTCTTCTGCTGCGGTAGGGTAACCGATTTTGATATATAACAGAAACCGGTCTAACTGAGCTTCAGGCAGGGGATAAGTACCTGCTTGTTCAATGGGGTTTTG
This genomic interval carries:
- a CDS encoding DUF58 domain-containing protein, whose amino-acid sequence is MAIKDLSLSAKMTIDGFMNGINKSTVKGPGLEFSQYRSYQPGDDLRSLDWKMFARSDRYYIRESEVETNIAIRIIIDASASMSHSDGDFTKIDYARYLGASLAYLANLQGDAIGLYVLKNSSIFSMIAKQDYQHLARLFYQLEQINPEGKFTKPIHYKELFTGTQKRELLIFVTDLYQSDDEIIKLLDTLNTLRHEIVVFHVLSRNELDLDFKGYSTFEDLETGETIQIDQEKARVNYKTKLAVYLEETRVKMLDRRIFYRTICTDEPLDQALRDFLKQRSKLRI
- a CDS encoding AAA family ATPase translates to MRYIEAQYRYTKKSTVLERSESNIKILIDKISLLKSEIQKVIVGQDVIIEEMLIALMAGGHCLLEGVPGLAKTLMVRTMSQALDLSFRRIQFTPDLMPTDIVGTEILEEDHVTGKRFFKFNKGPLFANIILADEVNRTPPKTQSALLEAMQEFEVTYGGQTYPLDRPFFILATQNPIEQAGTYPLPEAQLDRFLLYIKIGYPTAAEETQILSSTTGSKKAIINPIVGAEEIKELQAITREVSISDDLITYVSEMIRATRPDTTTVNFVKEWVRWGAGPRAGQALILTAKARALFKGRYAVIMEDLQAMAYPVLRHRVLMNFKAEAENVSSDKVTDELIKAISKPKSNI